In the Pseudomonas sp. DTU_2021_1001937_2_SI_NGA_ILE_001 genome, one interval contains:
- a CDS encoding ABC transporter ATP-binding protein, producing the protein MLRMFERWLDPFPPDETPPPPMGLVRFLWACTRGARGYILLFALLSAAVSIYEAWLFAFLGQVVDLLSTWQAGGAVSGEERQVLWGIGIVLVVSIGLVALRTMVQHQVLAINLPLRLRWDFHRLMLRQSLSFFSDEFSGRVTTKVMQTALGVREVLFTLIEIIPGIGVYFIAIIALAGGFALKLMLPFMAWIALFGLAMLYFVPRLGKVGQEQAHARSSMTGRVSDAYTNITTVKLFSHSKREAHFARAAMEDFKQTGFRQMRLVSQFEIVNQALVVALIMAAGGYALWLWHLGEVGAGAVAAITAMALRINGMSHWIMWQMTSLFESIGTVQDGMETLTRGPKVQDAPNAGELVTTGGAVSFDKVSFNYNGERQVLDGLTLNIRAGEKVGLVGRSGAGKSTLINLLLRFYDVDSGEIRIDGQNIAQVTQDSLRSAIGMVTQDTSLLHRSIRDNIAYGRPDATDEQIQRAAINAQADGFIRQLSDKQGRSGYDTLVGERGIKLSGGQRQRIAIARVMLKNAPILLLDEATSALDSEVEVAIQESLDEMMVGKTVIAIAHRLSTIAAMDRLIVMDEGRIIEQGTHAELLAKNGVYARLWQHQSGGFLGEDQGVLEEVE; encoded by the coding sequence ATGCTGCGCATGTTCGAACGCTGGCTCGACCCCTTCCCGCCTGACGAGACGCCGCCCCCACCGATGGGTCTGGTGCGTTTTCTTTGGGCCTGTACCCGGGGCGCCCGCGGCTACATCCTGCTGTTTGCGCTACTCAGCGCAGCGGTATCGATCTACGAGGCCTGGCTGTTCGCCTTTCTCGGTCAAGTGGTCGACCTGCTCTCGACCTGGCAGGCCGGCGGTGCCGTGAGCGGCGAGGAACGCCAGGTTCTCTGGGGCATCGGTATCGTGCTGGTGGTCAGCATTGGCCTGGTGGCACTGCGAACCATGGTCCAGCACCAGGTGCTGGCCATCAACCTGCCACTGCGACTGCGCTGGGACTTTCACCGGCTGATGCTGCGCCAGAGCCTATCGTTCTTTTCCGACGAGTTCTCCGGGCGGGTCACCACCAAGGTCATGCAAACGGCCCTGGGCGTGCGTGAAGTGCTGTTCACCCTCATCGAGATCATTCCCGGCATCGGCGTGTATTTCATTGCCATCATCGCCCTGGCCGGTGGTTTCGCCCTGAAACTGATGCTGCCGTTCATGGCCTGGATCGCCCTGTTCGGCCTGGCCATGCTGTACTTCGTGCCGCGCCTGGGTAAAGTCGGCCAGGAACAGGCGCATGCACGCTCGTCGATGACCGGCCGGGTTTCCGACGCCTACACCAACATCACCACCGTGAAGTTGTTCTCGCACTCCAAGCGCGAGGCGCACTTTGCCCGTGCGGCGATGGAAGACTTCAAACAGACCGGCTTTCGCCAGATGCGCCTGGTCAGCCAGTTCGAGATCGTCAACCAGGCCCTGGTCGTCGCCTTGATCATGGCTGCCGGTGGCTATGCCCTGTGGCTATGGCACCTGGGCGAGGTCGGTGCCGGCGCGGTAGCGGCGATCACTGCCATGGCCTTGCGCATCAACGGCATGTCGCACTGGATCATGTGGCAGATGACCTCGCTGTTCGAGAGCATCGGTACCGTGCAGGACGGCATGGAAACCCTGACCCGCGGCCCCAAGGTCCAGGACGCGCCCAATGCCGGCGAGCTGGTGACCACCGGCGGCGCGGTGAGCTTCGACAAGGTGAGCTTCAACTACAACGGCGAACGCCAGGTGCTCGATGGCTTGACCCTGAACATCCGAGCCGGCGAGAAAGTCGGCCTGGTGGGCCGTTCCGGGGCCGGTAAATCGACGCTGATCAATCTGCTGCTGCGCTTCTACGATGTCGACAGCGGCGAGATTCGCATCGACGGGCAGAACATCGCCCAAGTGACCCAGGACAGCCTGCGCAGCGCCATCGGCATGGTTACCCAGGACACCTCGCTGCTGCACCGCTCGATCCGCGACAACATCGCCTACGGTCGCCCGGATGCCACCGACGAGCAGATCCAGCGTGCGGCCATCAACGCCCAGGCTGACGGTTTCATCCGCCAGTTGAGCGACAAGCAGGGCCGCAGCGGCTACGACACCCTGGTCGGCGAGCGTGGCATCAAGCTCTCCGGCGGCCAGCGCCAGCGCATCGCCATTGCCCGCGTGATGCTCAAGAACGCCCCGATCCTGCTGCTCGACGAAGCCACCAGCGCCCTGGACTCGGAAGTCGAAGTGGCGATTCAGGAAAGCCTCGATGAAATGATGGTCGGCAAGACCGTCATCGCCATCGCCCACCGCCTCTCGACCATCGCCGCCATGGACCGGCTGATCGTGATGGACGAAGGACGCATCATCGAACAGGGCACACACGCTGAACTGCTGGCCAAGAACGGCGTGTACGCACGCCTGTGGCAGCATCAGAGTGGCGGGTTCCTGGGAGAGGACCAGGGAGTGCTGGAAGAGGTGGAATAG
- the mrdA gene encoding penicillin-binding protein 2, translated as MPQPLRLKEHEQERSLVNGRVKACALLVLSLAAILVGRLYVLQVLQHDQQTAVSENNRVHVLPIPPERGLIYDRNGVLLAENTPSFNLTMTRERAGDAAKVLDSLVDVLALSQEDRQQFDKDLRRARKPFEPVTLMFDLNEEQIALLAVNQFRLPGLDVEAQFIREYPLGEHFAHSVGYVGRINERETKFLDATEYRGTQSVGKTGIEHFYEKQLHGHVGYEEVETNAQGRVMRVLNRHDPVPGEDIHLSLDAHLQLAAEKALGERRGAVVVLDPANGDVLAMVSNPAFDPNLFVKGISFKQYAELRDSIDRPLFNRVLRGLYAPGSTVKPEVALAGLDSGVITPSSRVFDAGYYELPNYDHKYRNWNRSGDGWVDMYTAIMRSNDTYFYDVAHKLGIDRLHDYLTEFGLGQKVSLDMSEEAPGLMPSQDWKRATRRQAWYPGETLILGIGQGYMQVTPLQLAQATSLVASKGVWHRPHLALSVGGQPPVDEHPMPDIVLHDKRAWDQVNQGMQMVMHDPRGIARAAAAGAQYRIAGKSGTAQVVAIKQGERYNRDKTLERNRDNALFVGFAPADHPKVVVAVMIENGEAGGRVAGPVVREVMDSYLLDKDGHLKGEYAGASPAAPAPHT; from the coding sequence ATGCCACAACCTCTTCGCCTGAAGGAGCACGAACAAGAACGCAGCCTGGTCAACGGACGCGTCAAGGCCTGCGCCTTGCTGGTGCTCAGCCTGGCCGCCATATTGGTCGGCCGCTTGTATGTGCTGCAGGTCTTGCAACATGACCAGCAGACGGCGGTGTCGGAAAACAATCGCGTACATGTACTGCCGATTCCTCCAGAGCGCGGCCTGATCTACGACCGCAATGGCGTGCTGCTGGCAGAAAACACGCCCAGCTTCAACCTGACCATGACCCGTGAACGCGCAGGTGACGCAGCCAAGGTGCTCGACAGCCTGGTCGACGTCCTGGCGCTGTCGCAGGAAGATCGCCAACAGTTCGACAAGGACCTGCGCCGGGCGCGAAAGCCATTCGAGCCGGTCACCCTCATGTTCGACCTCAACGAAGAACAGATCGCCCTGCTCGCGGTAAACCAGTTCCGCCTGCCCGGGCTGGATGTCGAGGCGCAGTTCATCCGCGAATACCCCTTGGGTGAACATTTCGCCCATTCGGTGGGCTATGTCGGGCGGATCAACGAACGAGAAACCAAGTTCCTCGACGCAACTGAGTACCGGGGTACACAGTCGGTGGGCAAGACCGGTATCGAGCACTTCTATGAAAAGCAGCTGCACGGCCACGTAGGCTATGAAGAGGTCGAGACCAACGCCCAGGGTCGGGTCATGCGGGTGCTGAACCGCCACGACCCGGTGCCAGGCGAAGATATCCACCTCAGCCTGGATGCCCACTTGCAGCTGGCGGCGGAAAAAGCCCTGGGAGAACGACGCGGCGCGGTGGTGGTGCTGGACCCTGCGAACGGCGACGTGCTGGCGATGGTCAGTAACCCGGCCTTCGACCCCAACCTGTTCGTCAAGGGCATCAGCTTCAAGCAATACGCCGAGCTGCGCGACTCGATCGACCGGCCGCTGTTCAACCGGGTGCTGCGCGGCCTGTACGCGCCAGGCTCGACGGTCAAGCCCGAGGTGGCGTTGGCCGGCCTCGACAGCGGCGTCATCACCCCGTCCAGCCGAGTGTTCGATGCCGGCTACTACGAACTGCCCAACTATGACCACAAGTACCGCAACTGGAACCGCAGCGGCGACGGCTGGGTGGACATGTATACCGCCATCATGCGTTCCAACGACACCTACTTCTACGACGTTGCGCACAAACTGGGCATCGATCGCCTGCATGACTACCTGACCGAATTCGGCCTGGGCCAGAAAGTCTCGCTGGACATGTCCGAGGAAGCCCCTGGCTTGATGCCATCCCAGGACTGGAAACGCGCCACCCGCCGTCAGGCCTGGTACCCCGGCGAAACCCTGATTCTCGGCATCGGCCAGGGCTACATGCAGGTGACACCGCTGCAACTGGCCCAAGCGACCAGCCTGGTGGCCAGCAAGGGCGTATGGCACAGGCCGCACCTGGCGCTGAGCGTCGGCGGCCAGCCACCGGTGGATGAACACCCGATGCCTGACATCGTGCTGCACGACAAACGCGCCTGGGACCAGGTCAACCAGGGCATGCAGATGGTCATGCATGACCCTCGCGGCATCGCCCGTGCCGCCGCTGCCGGAGCGCAGTATCGGATTGCCGGCAAGAGCGGTACGGCGCAGGTGGTGGCGATCAAGCAAGGCGAACGCTATAACCGCGACAAGACCCTGGAGCGCAATCGCGATAACGCATTGTTCGTCGGTTTTGCCCCCGCCGACCATCCGAAGGTTGTGGTGGCGGTGATGATCGAAAACGGCGAAGCCGGCGGCCGCGTGGCCGGGCCGGTGGTGCGCGAAGTAATGGACAGCTACCTGCTGGACAAGGACGGTCACCTCAAGGGCGAGTATGCCGGAGCCTCCCCCGCCGCACCGGCTCCGCATACCTGA
- a CDS encoding NADP-dependent glyceraldehyde-3-phosphate dehydrogenase codes for MPQASRLETLFPTLEQIPQTWQPGPAIEQREYLVDGILESWSGPLAPVRSPVCLREGEALQPVILGSTPLMDADTAMTALDAAVRAYDRGQGAWPTMRVAERIRHVEQFLKRMREQREPVVRLLMWEIGKNLKDSEKEFDRTCDYIVDTINALKELDRRSSRFELEQDVLGQIRRVPLGVTLCMGPYNYPLNETFTTLIPALIMGNTVVFKPAKFGVLLIRPLLEAFRDSFPAGVINVIYGRGRETVSALMATGKIDVFAFIGTNKAASDLKKLHPRPHRLRAALGLDAKNPGIVLKDVDLDNAVNESITGALSFNGQRCTALKILFVHEDVVQPFLEKFQARLAQLKPGMPWEPGVALTPLPEPGKTDYLQGLVADAVDKGAQVVNEGGGEVLQSFFYPALLYPVTPAMRVYHEEQFGPVVPVVAYNDLQTVIDYVLDSDYGQQLSLFGNDPAEVGRLVDAFANQVGRININAQCQRGPDQYPFNGRKNSAEGTLSVHDALRVFSIRTLVATRFQDSNKTLVSDIIRNRDSSFLTTDYIF; via the coding sequence ATGCCGCAGGCCAGTCGTCTTGAAACGCTGTTCCCCACCCTTGAGCAGATTCCGCAGACTTGGCAGCCAGGGCCGGCCATCGAGCAGCGCGAGTACCTGGTCGATGGCATTCTGGAGAGCTGGTCGGGGCCGCTGGCGCCGGTGCGCAGCCCGGTGTGTCTGCGTGAGGGCGAGGCGTTGCAACCAGTGATTCTGGGCAGCACGCCGCTGATGGATGCCGACACCGCCATGACCGCGCTGGACGCCGCCGTGCGCGCCTATGATCGTGGCCAGGGCGCCTGGCCGACCATGCGCGTGGCCGAGCGCATCCGCCATGTCGAGCAGTTCCTCAAGCGCATGCGCGAGCAGCGCGAGCCCGTGGTGCGCCTGCTGATGTGGGAGATCGGCAAGAACCTCAAGGACTCGGAGAAGGAGTTCGACCGCACCTGCGACTACATCGTCGACACCATCAATGCCCTCAAGGAGCTGGACCGCCGCTCCAGCCGCTTCGAGCTGGAGCAGGACGTGCTGGGGCAGATCCGCCGGGTGCCGCTGGGTGTGACGCTGTGCATGGGCCCGTACAACTACCCGCTCAACGAGACCTTCACCACCCTGATACCGGCACTGATCATGGGCAACACCGTGGTGTTCAAGCCGGCCAAGTTCGGTGTACTGCTGATCCGCCCATTGCTGGAGGCGTTCCGCGACAGCTTTCCGGCCGGGGTCATCAACGTGATCTACGGGCGTGGCCGCGAAACGGTCAGTGCGCTGATGGCCACGGGCAAGATCGATGTGTTCGCCTTCATCGGCACCAACAAGGCCGCCAGCGACCTGAAGAAGCTACACCCGCGCCCGCACCGTCTGCGCGCCGCCTTGGGCCTGGATGCCAAGAACCCCGGCATCGTGCTCAAGGACGTCGACCTGGACAACGCGGTGAACGAGTCGATCACCGGCGCGCTGTCGTTCAACGGCCAGCGCTGCACGGCGCTGAAGATTCTCTTTGTGCATGAAGACGTGGTGCAGCCGTTCCTGGAGAAATTCCAGGCCAGGCTGGCGCAGCTCAAGCCGGGCATGCCGTGGGAGCCGGGCGTGGCGCTGACACCGCTGCCGGAGCCGGGCAAGACCGACTACCTGCAAGGCCTGGTGGCCGATGCCGTGGACAAGGGTGCGCAGGTGGTGAACGAAGGCGGCGGCGAGGTGTTGCAGAGCTTCTTCTACCCTGCCCTGCTCTACCCGGTGACCCCGGCGATGCGCGTGTACCACGAGGAACAGTTCGGCCCGGTAGTGCCGGTGGTGGCCTACAACGACCTGCAGACGGTGATCGACTATGTGCTCGACTCCGACTACGGCCAGCAACTGAGCCTGTTCGGCAACGATCCGGCCGAGGTCGGGCGCCTGGTGGACGCCTTCGCCAACCAGGTCGGGCGGATCAACATCAACGCGCAGTGCCAGCGCGGGCCGGACCAGTATCCCTTCAATGGCCGCAAGAACTCTGCCGAGGGAACCTTGTCCGTGCATGACGCCTTGCGCGTGTTCTCCATCCGCACCCTGGTCGCCACGCGCTTCCAGGACAGCAACAAGACGCTGGTCAGTGACATCATCCGCAATCGCGACTCGAGTTTCCTGACCACCGATTACATCTTCTAG
- a CDS encoding cytochrome b, whose protein sequence is MKPTHFPLVMRIFHWLMAPLVLAMLLVGLGMVASVAPHYATLVVIHKTLGAALLVMVLLRIAIRLTQRIPALPHDMPGWQRGAAHLSHLALYALLLAQPLLGWSMQSAGGYPVVLWGGLELPALVSPSVQLHAILRSAHTWVAYALLLTILLHLAAALYHGLIRRDAVLPSMTGMALPEDPH, encoded by the coding sequence ATGAAGCCGACTCATTTCCCGTTGGTCATGCGCATCTTCCACTGGCTGATGGCTCCCCTGGTTCTGGCCATGCTGCTGGTCGGCCTGGGCATGGTCGCCAGCGTTGCCCCGCACTACGCGACGCTGGTGGTCATTCACAAGACACTGGGGGCGGCGTTGCTGGTGATGGTCCTGCTGCGTATCGCAATACGCCTGACGCAGCGCATTCCAGCACTGCCCCACGACATGCCCGGCTGGCAACGTGGCGCCGCGCACCTCTCGCACCTGGCGCTCTATGCCCTGCTGCTCGCCCAGCCCCTGCTGGGCTGGAGCATGCAGTCGGCCGGCGGCTACCCGGTGGTACTCTGGGGCGGTCTCGAACTGCCCGCGCTGGTGTCGCCCTCGGTGCAACTGCACGCGATACTGCGCAGCGCCCATACCTGGGTTGCCTATGCGCTGCTGCTGACGATCCTGCTGCACCTGGCCGCCGCGCTGTACCACGGGTTGATCCGCCGCGACGCGGTACTGCCCAGCATGACGGGCATGGCGTTACCTGAAGACCCGCACTAA
- a CDS encoding catalase family peroxidase, whose amino-acid sequence MTGSTPHIPLRLAAIAVVVLGTAAVFAYAGGWLDPQRLTPAKVINALEANGGVHPGYRRNHAKGLCVIGHFESNGAAAELSRAALFAPGRVPVVGRLAIPGGNPAASDGAAPIRSLALRFQPAEGQEWRTAMNAMPVFVVRDVASFYELQKATAPQPDTGKPDPEKAAAFFKAHPETQAFRDWAKSSTPSSSYANGAYYSLNAFYLVDGQGHEHPVRWSVQPVAPYEPLAADKRGDANFLADELAQRLAQGPLRWRLRFTLGEPGDSTVDATQAWPKERTQLDAGELVIERMQPEMGGDCRDINYDPLILPDGIRASDDPLLSARSAAYSESFNRRTREQAQENH is encoded by the coding sequence ATGACAGGTAGCACCCCCCATATCCCCCTGCGCCTGGCCGCCATCGCCGTCGTGGTGCTGGGCACGGCCGCCGTGTTCGCCTACGCGGGCGGCTGGCTCGACCCGCAACGCCTGACCCCGGCGAAAGTCATCAATGCCCTGGAGGCCAACGGCGGTGTCCACCCCGGCTATCGGCGCAACCATGCCAAGGGGCTGTGCGTGATCGGGCACTTCGAAAGCAATGGCGCGGCCGCCGAGTTGTCACGGGCTGCACTGTTCGCGCCGGGCCGCGTACCGGTCGTGGGCCGTCTGGCGATTCCCGGTGGCAACCCGGCGGCCAGCGACGGCGCCGCACCGATCCGCAGCCTGGCGCTGCGCTTCCAGCCCGCCGAGGGCCAGGAATGGCGCACCGCGATGAACGCGATGCCGGTGTTCGTGGTCCGTGACGTGGCCAGCTTCTATGAGCTGCAGAAAGCCACGGCGCCGCAACCCGACACCGGCAAGCCCGACCCGGAAAAAGCGGCGGCCTTCTTCAAGGCGCACCCGGAAACCCAGGCTTTCCGCGACTGGGCGAAATCTTCCACGCCCTCGTCCAGCTATGCCAATGGCGCCTACTACAGCCTCAACGCTTTCTACCTGGTGGATGGCCAGGGGCACGAACATCCGGTGCGCTGGTCGGTGCAACCCGTCGCGCCCTATGAGCCGCTAGCGGCCGACAAGCGTGGCGACGCCAATTTCCTCGCCGATGAACTCGCTCAGCGCCTGGCCCAGGGCCCGCTGCGCTGGCGCTTGCGATTCACCCTGGGTGAGCCGGGCGACAGCACCGTCGATGCTACCCAGGCGTGGCCCAAAGAGCGCACCCAGCTGGACGCCGGCGAACTGGTGATCGAGCGCATGCAACCCGAGATGGGCGGCGACTGCCGCGACATCAACTACGACCCGCTGATTCTTCCCGATGGCATCCGAGCCTCTGACGACCCGCTGCTCAGCGCACGTTCGGCGGCCTACTCGGAATCCTTCAACCGCCGTACCCGTGAACAGGCCCAGGAGAACCACTGA
- a CDS encoding CusA/CzcA family heavy metal efflux RND transporter, protein MFERLIQFAIEQRIVVMLAVLLMAGLGIVSYQKLPIDAVPDITNVQVQINTAAPGYSPLETEQRITFAIETAMAGLPGLQQTRSLSRTGLSQVTVIFQEGTDLFAARQWVSERLQNARQQLPTGVDAVMGPVSTGLGEIFLWTVESRPGALKDDGTPYTPTDLRVIQDWIIKPQLRNVPGVAEINTIGGFARQFQIAPDPRKLAAYRLTLNDLLTALERNNANVGAGYMERSGEQLVIRAPGQLSGLDDIADVVISSAQGTPVRVRDVAQVMIGKELRSGAATENGREVVLGTVFMLIGENSRSVSRAVAARLEEINRTLPEGVVAVTVYDRTNLVEKAIATVKKNLVEGAVLVIAILFLFLGNIRAALITAMVIPLSMLFTFTGMFGNRVSANLMSLGALDFGIIVDGAVVIVENSIRRLAHAQHRHGRLLTRAERFHEVFVAAREARRPLIFGQLIIMVVYLPIFALTGVEGKMFQPMAFTVVIALLGAMILSVTFVPAAIAMFVTGKVKEEEGLLMRKARESYAPVLGWVLGHRNLAFGVAVLLVGVSGFTASRMGSEFIPSLSEGDFALQALRVPGTSLSQSVDMQQRLEKAVMERMPEVERIFARTGTAEIAADPMPPNISDSYVMLKPRSEWPDPDKSRDTLIAELQAVAAGVPGSNYELSQPIQLRFNELISGVRSDVAVKVFGDDTQVLNQTAAQIAASLQGVPGASEVKVEQTTGLPVLNINIRRDQAARFGLNVGDVQDAVAIAVGGREAGTLYEGDRRFDMVVRLPDSLRTDLDALASLLIPVPGGAGQQIGFITLAQVASLDLQLGPNQVSRENGKRVVVVSANVRGRDLGSFVQEAGQRLQEQVRIPAGYWTTWGGQFEQLQSAAQRLQIVVPIALLLVLTLLFMMFNNLKDGLLVFTGIPFALTGGVLALWLRDIPLSISAGVGFIALSGVAVLNGLVMLAFIRNLREEGRSLADAVHEGALTRLRPVLMTALVASLGFIPMALATGTGAEVQRPLATVVIGGILSSTALTLLVLPALYQWAHRRDPD, encoded by the coding sequence ATGTTCGAACGCCTGATTCAATTCGCCATCGAGCAGCGCATCGTGGTGATGCTCGCCGTGCTGCTGATGGCCGGCCTGGGTATCGTCAGCTACCAGAAGCTGCCCATCGATGCCGTGCCGGACATCACCAATGTCCAGGTGCAGATCAATACCGCTGCGCCGGGCTACTCGCCGCTGGAAACCGAGCAACGCATCACCTTCGCCATCGAAACCGCCATGGCCGGTCTGCCGGGGCTGCAGCAGACCCGCTCGCTGTCACGCACCGGGCTGTCACAGGTGACGGTGATCTTCCAGGAAGGCACCGACCTGTTCGCCGCCCGCCAGTGGGTCAGCGAGCGCCTGCAGAACGCTCGCCAGCAGCTGCCAACCGGCGTGGATGCGGTGATGGGGCCGGTTTCCACCGGCCTGGGCGAGATCTTCCTGTGGACGGTGGAAAGCCGCCCCGGCGCTCTCAAGGACGATGGCACGCCCTATACGCCCACAGACCTGCGGGTGATCCAGGACTGGATCATCAAGCCGCAATTGCGCAATGTGCCGGGTGTGGCCGAGATCAACACCATCGGTGGCTTCGCCCGGCAATTCCAGATCGCCCCGGATCCGCGCAAGCTGGCGGCCTATCGCCTGACCCTCAATGACCTGCTCACCGCGCTGGAGCGTAACAACGCCAACGTCGGTGCCGGCTACATGGAGCGCAGTGGCGAACAGCTGGTCATCCGCGCCCCAGGTCAGCTGAGCGGCCTGGACGATATTGCCGACGTGGTGATCAGCAGTGCCCAGGGCACGCCGGTCAGGGTGCGCGACGTGGCGCAGGTGATGATCGGTAAAGAGCTGCGTTCTGGCGCCGCCACCGAAAACGGTCGTGAGGTGGTGCTCGGCACGGTGTTCATGCTCATTGGCGAGAACAGCCGCAGCGTCTCCAGGGCCGTGGCGGCCAGGCTGGAAGAGATCAACCGCACCCTGCCCGAAGGCGTGGTGGCCGTCACCGTGTACGACCGCACCAATCTGGTGGAGAAGGCCATCGCCACGGTGAAGAAGAACCTGGTCGAGGGGGCGGTGCTGGTCATCGCCATCCTGTTCCTGTTCCTCGGCAACATCCGTGCGGCGCTGATCACCGCCATGGTCATTCCGCTGTCGATGCTGTTCACCTTCACCGGGATGTTCGGCAACCGGGTCAGTGCCAACCTCATGAGCCTGGGCGCCCTGGATTTCGGCATCATCGTCGACGGGGCCGTGGTGATCGTCGAGAACTCGATCCGGCGCCTGGCCCACGCCCAGCATCGTCACGGCCGCCTGTTGACCCGGGCCGAACGCTTCCACGAGGTCTTCGTCGCCGCCCGTGAGGCACGCCGACCGCTGATCTTCGGGCAACTGATCATCATGGTGGTGTACCTGCCGATCTTTGCCCTCACCGGGGTCGAGGGCAAGATGTTCCAGCCCATGGCCTTTACCGTGGTGATTGCCCTGCTGGGCGCGATGATCCTGTCGGTGACCTTCGTACCGGCCGCCATTGCCATGTTCGTGACTGGCAAGGTCAAGGAAGAAGAGGGCCTGTTGATGCGTAAGGCGCGCGAAAGCTATGCCCCGGTGCTGGGCTGGGTGCTGGGCCATCGCAACCTGGCCTTCGGCGTGGCGGTCCTGCTGGTGGGGGTGTCCGGTTTTACCGCCAGCCGCATGGGCAGCGAGTTCATCCCCAGCCTCAGCGAAGGCGACTTTGCCCTGCAGGCCCTGCGCGTGCCGGGCACCAGCCTGAGCCAGTCGGTGGACATGCAGCAGCGCCTGGAAAAGGCCGTGATGGAACGCATGCCGGAAGTCGAGCGGATCTTCGCCCGTACCGGAACGGCGGAAATCGCCGCCGACCCGATGCCGCCGAACATTTCCGACAGCTACGTGATGCTCAAGCCGCGCAGTGAATGGCCCGACCCGGACAAGTCCCGCGACACCCTGATCGCCGAATTGCAGGCGGTGGCTGCCGGTGTGCCAGGCAGCAACTATGAGCTGTCACAGCCCATCCAGCTGCGCTTCAACGAGCTGATTTCCGGGGTGCGCAGCGACGTGGCGGTGAAGGTGTTCGGTGACGACACGCAGGTGTTGAACCAGACCGCCGCACAGATCGCCGCCAGCCTGCAGGGCGTGCCTGGTGCCTCGGAAGTGAAGGTGGAGCAGACCACCGGCCTGCCGGTACTGAACATCAATATCCGCCGTGACCAGGCGGCTCGTTTCGGCCTGAATGTCGGGGACGTGCAGGACGCCGTCGCGATCGCCGTTGGCGGTCGAGAGGCCGGTACGCTGTACGAGGGCGACCGGCGCTTCGACATGGTGGTGCGCCTGCCCGACAGCCTGCGCACCGACCTGGATGCCCTGGCCAGTCTGCTGATCCCGGTGCCCGGTGGCGCGGGCCAGCAGATCGGCTTCATCACGCTGGCACAGGTTGCCAGCCTGGATCTGCAACTGGGACCCAACCAGGTCAGCCGCGAGAATGGCAAGCGTGTGGTGGTGGTCAGCGCCAACGTGCGCGGTCGTGACCTCGGGTCGTTCGTCCAGGAGGCCGGCCAGCGGCTGCAGGAGCAGGTGCGTATTCCCGCGGGCTACTGGACCACCTGGGGCGGCCAGTTCGAGCAACTGCAATCGGCGGCGCAACGCCTGCAGATCGTCGTGCCCATCGCCTTGCTGCTGGTGCTGACGCTGCTGTTCATGATGTTCAACAACCTCAAGGATGGCCTTCTGGTGTTCACCGGCATTCCCTTCGCCTTGACTGGCGGGGTGTTGGCCTTGTGGCTGCGCGATATCCCGTTGTCCATCTCGGCGGGCGTGGGCTTCATCGCGTTGTCTGGCGTGGCGGTACTCAATGGTCTGGTGATGCTCGCCTTCATCCGCAACCTGCGCGAGGAGGGTCGCTCGCTGGCTGACGCCGTGCACGAAGGCGCGCTGACCCGTCTGCGCCCAGTGCTGATGACAGCCCTGGTGGCGTCACTGGGGTTCATTCCCATGGCCCTGGCCACCGGCACCGGTGCCGAGGTGCAGCGGCCCCTGGCAACGGTGGTGATTGGCGGCATCCTGTCGTCCACGGCACTGACCCTGCTGGTGCTGCCAGCGCTCTATCAATGGGCGCATCGCCGCGATCCCGACTGA
- a CDS encoding DUF2790 domain-containing protein — translation MKTLKTLAAILVFGLPLAAQANSPEHVRPQGPQGWRGTVEHFAEQSGRPAPAITEYRYGMPLDVAKMHFQSPLDKSCQAVPRLMVYENSQGDLQAMRYQAMSGCRSNQ, via the coding sequence ATGAAAACCCTCAAGACCCTCGCCGCCATCCTCGTCTTCGGCCTGCCCCTGGCCGCCCAGGCCAACAGCCCCGAGCACGTGCGCCCGCAGGGCCCCCAAGGCTGGCGCGGCACCGTCGAGCATTTCGCCGAGCAGAGCGGTCGGCCCGCACCGGCGATCACCGAGTACCGTTATGGCATGCCGCTGGACGTCGCCAAGATGCATTTCCAGAGTCCTCTGGACAAGAGCTGCCAGGCGGTGCCGCGGCTGATGGTCTACGAGAACAGCCAGGGTGACCTGCAAGCCATGCGCTACCAGGCCATGAGCGGTTGCCGCTCTAACCAGTGA
- a CDS encoding DUF1161 domain-containing protein, translating into MKGCTAVLLALGVLSSNAWATPKSCEELKKEVELKIQAAGVSSYTLEIVPSDQKVDARVIGTCDGGNRKLVYQRTDLIGSQIM; encoded by the coding sequence ATGAAAGGATGTACGGCAGTGCTGCTGGCGCTGGGTGTGCTGAGCAGCAATGCCTGGGCCACGCCCAAGTCGTGCGAAGAGCTCAAGAAGGAGGTCGAGTTGAAGATTCAGGCTGCCGGGGTGTCCAGCTATACGCTGGAAATCGTACCCAGCGACCAGAAAGTCGACGCCAGGGTGATCGGCACCTGTGATGGGGGTAACCGCAAGCTGGTCTACCAGCGTACCGACCTGATTGGCTCGCAGATAATGTAA